Proteins encoded by one window of Haladaptatus sp. ZSTT2:
- a CDS encoding thiamine pyrophosphate-binding protein, with protein MKFSDLIIRYLIEEDVDTIFTLMAEDVMGITATLKTDWSDDIRVVDARHEQLAMSMADGYARSGSDIGVCVVGRGPAIAQTGTALGTAMVNGSKLLVITGETPTTTLGGLKYFEQETFLSTLTEDAVSIRSEEAFLPTMRDVFRRLRRNKGPIVVQVPWNLMDAEADLSIDWEHERFGTDAVAPNAARAEPLAKQIDAAIERYLDSDATLPPLILAGEGAVQSDAIAAIEAFASRTGALLATTLQARGYFGDHPYAVGFPGTFGSPLANEVIGQSDFILALGCSLNNHTTDVGRLVDEATIVHVNDDPAHLERYTPVSLAIVGDVRTTVERLTAELETLDIDFSEKFWTESTKRRIATATPWGDVTYADTSGRMDPRELITELDGRLPEDRLVVTDAGHFMNWVIDGITIRHPDDYMWTLDFGAIGVGFPMGIGAAWRVDDRTTVTFVGDAGFMMSLQALDTAVQQDISTIIVIMNDDALGSEYQQLKNRGLSPESAVAKTPDLAALARDFGADAYSVSSVGDLDAIGDIITDRPSGPVVLDCKIDRDVKHPFYDSDHMN; from the coding sequence ATGAAGTTCTCCGACCTCATCATCAGATACCTCATCGAGGAGGATGTCGACACGATTTTCACCCTCATGGCGGAGGACGTCATGGGCATTACAGCGACACTCAAAACCGACTGGTCCGACGATATCCGCGTGGTCGATGCGAGACACGAGCAACTGGCTATGTCGATGGCCGACGGCTACGCGCGGAGCGGGAGCGATATTGGCGTCTGCGTGGTCGGCCGCGGCCCAGCCATCGCCCAGACTGGCACCGCGCTCGGAACCGCCATGGTCAACGGATCGAAGCTGCTTGTCATCACGGGCGAGACGCCGACGACGACCCTTGGCGGTCTCAAGTATTTCGAGCAGGAAACGTTCCTCAGCACGCTCACCGAAGACGCCGTCTCCATCCGCAGCGAAGAAGCATTTCTCCCGACAATGCGCGACGTATTTCGGCGGCTTCGACGAAACAAGGGCCCTATCGTGGTCCAAGTGCCCTGGAACCTCATGGACGCAGAGGCTGACCTTTCGATTGACTGGGAACACGAACGTTTCGGCACCGACGCAGTAGCCCCGAATGCCGCGAGAGCCGAGCCATTGGCCAAACAAATCGACGCCGCTATCGAGCGCTATCTAGATTCGGATGCGACGCTCCCGCCTCTCATTCTCGCAGGTGAAGGGGCGGTTCAGTCAGACGCGATAGCCGCAATCGAGGCGTTTGCATCGCGCACAGGCGCGCTCCTCGCCACGACCTTACAAGCGCGGGGCTATTTTGGAGATCATCCCTACGCCGTTGGCTTTCCCGGCACGTTCGGGTCACCCCTCGCAAACGAAGTCATCGGCCAGAGCGACTTCATCCTCGCGCTCGGCTGTAGCCTCAACAACCACACCACAGACGTGGGTCGCCTCGTGGACGAAGCCACCATCGTTCACGTGAACGACGACCCAGCACACCTCGAACGCTACACGCCGGTTTCGCTCGCTATCGTCGGCGACGTTCGGACGACCGTCGAACGGCTCACGGCCGAGTTGGAGACACTCGACATCGACTTCTCGGAGAAATTTTGGACCGAATCGACGAAGCGCCGCATCGCAACCGCGACGCCGTGGGGCGACGTGACGTACGCCGACACCTCCGGTCGGATGGACCCGCGCGAACTCATCACGGAACTCGATGGAAGACTGCCCGAGGACCGCCTCGTCGTGACCGACGCCGGGCACTTCATGAACTGGGTCATCGACGGCATCACGATTCGTCACCCGGATGACTACATGTGGACACTCGACTTCGGAGCCATCGGCGTCGGATTCCCGATGGGCATCGGCGCCGCGTGGCGCGTCGACGACCGGACGACGGTGACGTTCGTCGGCGATGCCGGATTCATGATGTCGCTTCAAGCGCTCGACACAGCGGTTCAACAGGACATCTCGACTATCATCGTCATCATGAACGACGACGCGCTCGGCTCTGAGTACCAACAGCTCAAAAACCGCGGTCTCTCACCCGAGTCCGCCGTCGCAAAGACGCCTGACTTGGCGGCCCTCGCTCGTGACTTTGGAGCCGACGCCTACAGCGTTTCATCTGTTGGCGACCTCGATGCGATTGGTGACATCATCACAGACCGACCAAGCGGGCCGGTCGTCCTCGACTGCAAAATCGACCGCGATGTGAAACATCCCTTCTACGACTCTGACCACATGAACTGA
- a CDS encoding thiamine pyrophosphate-dependent dehydrogenase E1 component subunit alpha: MSGKHELFQYPAPDDPPDAVRVLDENGNVVADELLPNLTDEEFRKLYADMRLTRRTDRRGVSLQRQGRSGTLASCYGQEAHVATAHALAETDWLIPCYREFGTMLARGIDPKYLFLHWMGKEPGDHIPAEYNTVAPPTPIATQIPHATGMAMAAQLLGWEDTAFLCHFGDGATSEGDFHEGLNFAGAFDTPSVFVCNNNQYAISVPFSRQTGSATVAQKAIAYGFDGVYVDGMDPLAVYTVTEEAVRRAKSPREGESRQTLIELLLYRLGGHSTSDDPTKYRSAAEVEQWEQKDPIRRLEVFLRETGRLDDEAIESIENANEALVDDAVVAAEALHQEPESMFEHVFHELTPELRRQADELAALREQYGDEAFDVGWRF; this comes from the coding sequence ATGAGTGGCAAACACGAGTTATTTCAGTACCCTGCGCCGGATGACCCGCCCGATGCGGTGCGCGTGCTTGACGAGAACGGCAACGTGGTCGCAGACGAGTTGCTTCCAAACCTGACCGACGAGGAGTTTCGGAAACTGTACGCCGATATGCGGCTCACGCGCCGCACCGACCGGCGCGGCGTGAGTTTACAGCGGCAGGGCCGCTCTGGCACGCTCGCGTCCTGCTACGGCCAAGAGGCCCACGTCGCAACCGCCCACGCCCTTGCCGAAACCGACTGGCTCATTCCGTGTTACCGCGAGTTCGGCACGATGCTCGCCCGCGGTATCGATCCGAAGTACCTGTTTCTCCATTGGATGGGAAAAGAGCCGGGTGACCACATCCCGGCGGAGTACAACACCGTCGCGCCACCGACGCCCATCGCCACCCAAATTCCGCACGCGACCGGCATGGCGATGGCCGCCCAACTGCTCGGCTGGGAGGACACGGCGTTCCTGTGTCACTTCGGCGACGGAGCCACATCGGAAGGCGATTTTCACGAAGGCCTCAATTTCGCGGGGGCGTTCGACACGCCGAGCGTTTTCGTGTGCAACAACAATCAGTACGCCATCTCGGTTCCATTCTCCCGGCAGACCGGGAGCGCAACGGTCGCACAGAAGGCAATCGCCTACGGATTCGACGGCGTCTACGTCGATGGAATGGACCCACTCGCCGTCTACACGGTAACGGAGGAGGCCGTGCGACGAGCGAAGTCGCCGCGAGAAGGCGAGAGCAGACAAACGCTTATCGAGCTGCTCCTCTACCGGCTTGGCGGGCACAGCACCTCAGACGACCCGACGAAGTACCGAAGCGCCGCCGAAGTCGAACAGTGGGAGCAAAAAGACCCGATACGTAGATTGGAGGTGTTTTTGCGCGAGACGGGACGGCTCGATGACGAGGCCATCGAGAGCATTGAGAATGCGAACGAAGCACTCGTCGACGATGCCGTCGTGGCCGCAGAAGCCCTCCACCAGGAACCCGAGTCGATGTTCGAACACGTTTTCCACGAGTTGACGCCGGAGTTGCGCCGACAGGCAGACGAGTTGGCTGCCCTCCGCGAGCAGTACGGCGACGAGGCGTTCGACGTGGGGTGGCGGTTCTGA
- a CDS encoding alpha-ketoacid dehydrogenase subunit beta: protein MAGETDRLTLVEAVNSALHNEMARDEHVVVMGEDVGVNEGVFRATAGLYDEFGEQRVIDTPLAESGIVGTAIGMSFLGIRPVAEIQFMGFLYPALDQLFSHAARFRSRTRGRFVPEIVIRAPYGGGIHSPESHSESTEALLTHYPGVKVVVPSTPADAKGLLIASIREPDPVVFLEPKKIYRSFREAVPTEPYEIPLGEASVRRDGTDVSVFTWGAMTRPTLEAARQLEGEVDVEVVDLRTLSPLDRVTLITSAEKTGRVVVVHEAHRTGGLAGEIATTIQEHSFLYLEAPVKRVTGWDVPYPFPELEKYYMVNVARIIDGIKEVVAFP, encoded by the coding sequence ATGGCGGGTGAGACAGACCGACTCACGCTCGTCGAAGCGGTGAACAGCGCCCTGCACAACGAGATGGCCCGCGATGAGCATGTCGTCGTCATGGGCGAAGACGTGGGCGTAAACGAAGGCGTGTTCCGCGCCACTGCGGGATTGTACGACGAGTTCGGTGAGCAGCGCGTCATCGACACGCCGCTCGCTGAGAGCGGGATTGTCGGGACGGCAATTGGCATGAGCTTCCTCGGGATTCGCCCGGTTGCAGAAATCCAGTTCATGGGCTTTCTCTACCCCGCACTCGACCAATTGTTCAGCCATGCCGCGCGCTTTCGGTCGCGCACTCGCGGGCGCTTCGTCCCCGAGATCGTCATTAGAGCGCCCTACGGCGGGGGCATCCACTCGCCAGAAAGCCATTCAGAATCGACCGAAGCCTTGCTCACCCACTACCCCGGGGTGAAAGTGGTCGTTCCGAGCACGCCCGCGGACGCGAAGGGACTGCTCATCGCTTCTATCCGCGAACCCGACCCGGTGGTGTTCTTAGAGCCAAAGAAAATCTATCGCTCGTTCCGCGAAGCGGTGCCCACTGAACCCTACGAGATTCCACTCGGCGAGGCATCGGTTCGCCGCGACGGGACGGACGTGTCCGTGTTCACGTGGGGAGCAATGACCCGGCCAACGCTCGAAGCGGCGAGACAACTGGAAGGAGAGGTAGATGTCGAAGTGGTTGACCTGCGGACGCTCTCGCCGCTCGACCGAGTCACACTCATCACCTCAGCCGAGAAAACCGGCAGAGTCGTGGTGGTTCACGAAGCCCACCGAACCGGCGGCCTCGCCGGAGAGATTGCCACGACGATTCAGGAACACTCGTTTCTCTACCTCGAAGCCCCGGTCAAACGGGTGACTGGGTGGGACGTCCCCTACCCGTTCCCCGAACTCGAAAAGTACTACATGGTGAACGTGGCGCGAATCATCGACGGTATCAAAGAGGTCGTCGCGTTCCCATGA
- a CDS encoding dihydrolipoamide acetyltransferase family protein: MTAHEFRFPDVGEGVAEGELLNWYVNAGDGVEEDQVIAEVETDKAVVEIPAPVDGTVTELRFEEGSVIPVGAVFVVFEVADEDGKQIAVSDSTTEPEKSETNEPEPTARELATREHSAQEQKTTSKDGKRQRTLAQPTARRIAHEMGIDINDVPRVETRQGEAFVTKDAVRAFASRSEKVEGEQSSDERVPYRGVRRSIGRQMVRSAFTIPHVTTVEEVDVTELVELRASLRDAAAERGVNLTYLPFVIMAVGNALKQFPYLNATLDEEAEEIVLKKAYNIGIATEAEDGLLVPVLKDVDQKSLVQIAAGVEDVVERARTRKISREEMQGGTFTITNIGPYGSQHGTPIINYPEVAILAIAQITQKPRVVEGDIVPRHVVNLSLSIDHRVIDGAMASRFFNAVKHALESPERFLLE, translated from the coding sequence ATGACGGCCCACGAGTTTCGCTTCCCCGACGTCGGAGAGGGCGTCGCAGAGGGCGAACTGCTCAACTGGTATGTCAATGCAGGAGATGGAGTGGAAGAAGACCAAGTTATCGCAGAGGTCGAGACCGACAAGGCCGTCGTCGAGATTCCTGCACCCGTCGATGGGACGGTTACGGAGTTGCGATTCGAAGAAGGGAGTGTCATCCCCGTCGGCGCGGTGTTTGTCGTATTCGAGGTAGCTGACGAAGATGGGAAGCAAATCGCGGTGTCGGACTCCACGACAGAGCCCGAGAAAAGTGAAACGAATGAGCCAGAACCGACAGCCCGCGAATTGGCAACTCGCGAGCACTCAGCACAGGAGCAAAAAACGACTTCCAAAGACGGAAAACGACAGCGAACGCTCGCCCAGCCCACCGCGCGCCGTATCGCCCACGAGATGGGTATCGACATCAACGACGTGCCACGGGTCGAAACGCGACAGGGTGAAGCGTTCGTCACGAAAGACGCCGTCCGCGCGTTCGCGTCGAGGTCTGAAAAAGTCGAAGGTGAACAATCGAGCGACGAGCGCGTGCCATACCGGGGCGTTCGTCGCTCCATCGGCCGCCAGATGGTGCGCTCTGCGTTCACGATTCCCCACGTCACGACCGTCGAAGAGGTTGACGTGACGGAGTTAGTCGAACTCCGGGCCTCGTTGCGTGACGCCGCGGCCGAGCGCGGTGTGAACCTGACCTACCTGCCATTCGTCATCATGGCGGTCGGAAATGCTCTCAAACAGTTCCCGTATCTAAACGCAACCCTCGACGAGGAGGCAGAAGAGATCGTTTTGAAAAAGGCGTACAACATCGGGATTGCGACCGAAGCAGAAGACGGCCTGCTGGTTCCGGTGCTGAAAGACGTAGACCAAAAGAGCTTGGTACAGATTGCGGCGGGTGTCGAAGACGTCGTAGAGCGCGCACGCACCCGGAAAATCAGCCGCGAGGAGATGCAAGGTGGAACGTTCACCATCACGAACATCGGGCCGTACGGCAGCCAGCACGGCACGCCAATTATCAACTACCCGGAGGTTGCGATTCTCGCCATCGCCCAGATTACGCAAAAACCCCGCGTGGTCGAGGGAGACATCGTCCCTCGCCATGTTGTCAATCTCTCGCTGTCTATCGACCACCGCGTGATCGACGGCGCGATGGCCTCTCGATTTTTTAACGCCGTCAAACACGCTCTGGAGTCGCCGGAACGGTTCTTGCTTGAGTGA
- a CDS encoding acyl-CoA synthetase gives MTDVPTIPDIGAYTFYKQEWESYDQLVDAFSHEIPDTFNLATYLVDRWAADTGSVAIFGDGTTQSARTYTYWQLQKITNRLANYLRDQGIERGDRVGVYLPQKPETAMAHLACWKLGAISVPLSPLFGPDALEYRLADSGAKACFVDSECIASLREVKSQLDALGTILTVGEDDREADEHDFWDVQETASHEFETVETDADESATILYTSGTTGDPKGVVHAHRFLLGSLPNYLVGLCNFDVTESDVFWTPADWAWIAGLFVTMAPTLYHGRPLLAYYRDGGFDPIETFELIERYGISATFLPPTAIRMMMHETDAAADYDLTTIRSIASGGESLGPDVSEWAENVFDGAVVQEVYGQTELMYIVQEMQKLFARREESMGKPGLGRGEVALMDPDTGEPTVGVDEVGEIAIKYENDPICFKGYWNKPEKTAAVRKNGWHYTSDTATRDADGYYYFVGRKDDVIISAGHRIGPDELENAIASHDAVVNVGVIGIPDEKRGTIPKAFVELGPGYKPSEALKEELQAYTKDRLAKHEYPREIEFVEALPLTVTGKVRRTTLRDLEGIE, from the coding sequence ACCAGCTCGTGGATGCCTTTTCCCACGAAATCCCCGACACGTTCAATCTCGCCACCTACCTCGTTGACCGCTGGGCGGCCGACACGGGGAGCGTGGCGATTTTTGGCGACGGCACGACCCAATCGGCTCGCACGTACACCTACTGGCAACTCCAGAAGATAACGAATCGACTGGCGAACTATTTGCGCGACCAGGGCATCGAACGCGGCGACCGCGTCGGCGTCTATCTCCCGCAGAAACCGGAGACGGCAATGGCGCATCTCGCCTGCTGGAAGCTCGGCGCGATTTCGGTTCCGCTGAGTCCGCTGTTTGGCCCCGACGCCCTCGAATATCGGTTGGCCGACAGCGGGGCGAAAGCCTGCTTTGTCGATAGCGAGTGTATCGCGTCGTTGCGAGAGGTGAAGTCACAGCTCGACGCACTCGGCACGATTCTCACGGTTGGTGAGGACGACCGTGAAGCCGACGAACACGATTTTTGGGACGTCCAAGAGACGGCGTCTCACGAGTTCGAAACCGTCGAAACCGACGCAGACGAGAGTGCTACGATTCTCTATACGAGCGGGACGACCGGCGACCCGAAAGGCGTCGTCCACGCCCATCGCTTCCTGCTCGGGTCGCTCCCGAACTACCTCGTTGGCCTCTGTAATTTCGACGTCACTGAATCAGACGTGTTCTGGACGCCTGCCGACTGGGCGTGGATTGCGGGGCTGTTCGTGACGATGGCTCCGACGCTCTATCACGGCCGCCCACTTCTCGCCTACTATCGTGACGGGGGCTTCGACCCCATCGAAACCTTCGAACTCATTGAGCGCTACGGTATCTCTGCGACGTTCCTCCCGCCCACCGCGATTCGCATGATGATGCACGAGACGGACGCGGCCGCGGACTACGACCTGACGACCATCCGAAGCATTGCCTCGGGCGGCGAATCGCTCGGCCCCGATGTGAGCGAGTGGGCGGAGAACGTTTTCGACGGGGCGGTCGTGCAAGAAGTGTACGGCCAAACGGAGTTGATGTACATCGTCCAAGAGATGCAGAAGCTGTTCGCCCGCCGTGAGGAGTCGATGGGCAAACCCGGCCTCGGCCGCGGCGAAGTCGCGCTGATGGACCCCGACACGGGCGAACCAACCGTCGGCGTCGACGAGGTTGGAGAAATCGCCATCAAATACGAGAACGACCCCATTTGCTTCAAAGGCTACTGGAACAAACCAGAGAAAACGGCGGCGGTTCGCAAGAACGGCTGGCACTACACGAGCGACACGGCGACGCGCGATGCGGACGGCTACTACTACTTCGTCGGGCGCAAAGACGACGTCATCATCTCCGCGGGCCACCGCATCGGCCCGGATGAACTGGAGAACGCGATTGCCTCCCACGACGCCGTCGTGAACGTCGGCGTCATCGGCATCCCCGACGAAAAGCGCGGGACGATTCCGAAGGCGTTCGTCGAACTCGGGCCGGGCTACAAACCCTCAGAGGCGTTGAAAGAAGAACTCCAGGCGTACACCAAAGACCGCCTCGCCAAACACGAGTATCCGCGTGAAATCGAGTTTGTCGAGGCACTCCCACTCACCGTCACAGGCAAAGTGCGTCGGACGACGCTCAGAGATTTAGAAGGGATAGAGTAA